A window from Felis catus isolate Fca126 chromosome B1, F.catus_Fca126_mat1.0, whole genome shotgun sequence encodes these proteins:
- the RASSF6 gene encoding ras association domain-containing protein 6 isoform X4 yields the protein MTVHCWKMQFESVCRYREQLNSLLKTYNIFYENQKNLHILCGQTEDGKLIVEGMLDIFWGVKRPIQLKIQDEKQIPSFTRLKSPDVFPKRGMTRWGEFDDLYRISELDRTQIPASKGTDSQEDYLSYPSSTLKAYADEEPESPLLYRTMSEATLVRKRMKPPMMDRKDRQKHRASINGHFYNHETSIFTPAFGSETKVRINSNMRTEEVIEQLLQKFKIENSAQDFALYIIFATGERRRLKKTDVPLLHRLVQGPSKENARIFLMDKDEKEISSDVAQYINFHFPLLESILQRLNEEEKREIQRTITKFSTEKAIIMKCLQSKRVVKTETTV from the exons GGAACAACTCAACTCTTTATTGAAGACCTATAACATTTTTTACGAGAACCAGAAAAACCTGCATATTTTATGTGGACAG ACAGAAGATGGCAAACTAATTGTTGAAGGAATGTTGGACATTTTCTGGGGAGTAAAACGGCCTATACAGCTAAAAATACAAGATGAGAAACAAATCCCTTCTTTTACTAGGTTGAAATCACCAGATGTCTTTCCCAAAAG GGGAATGACACGCTGGGGGGAATTTGATGATCTTTACCGTATTAGTGAGCTGGACAGAACCCAGATTCCAGCATCTAAAGGAACAGATTCCCAAGAAG ATTATTTATCTTATCCCAGTAGCACTCTGAAGGCTTATGCAGATGAAGAGCCAGAATCCCCATTGCTCTATCGCACCATGAGTGAAGCAACCCTGGTGAGAAAAAGGATGAAGCCTCCAATGATGGACAGAAAAGACAGACAGAAGCATAGGGCCTCTATTAATGGGCACTTCTATAACCATGAA aCATCAATTTTCACTCCAGCCTTTGGATCAGAAACTAAAGTCAGAATAAACAGTAATATGAGAACTGAAGAAGTAATTGAGCAACTTCTCCAAAAATTTAAG ATTGAAAATAGTGCCCAGGATTTCGcactttacattatttttgcaacAGGAG AGCGGAGGCGGCTAAAGAAGACAGATGTCCCGCTACTGCATAGGCTCGTGCAGGGACCTTCCAAAGAGAATGCTCGCATTTTCCTCATggataaagatgaaaaagaaattagcaGTGAT GTGGCTCAGTACATTAACTTTCATTTCCCTCTCCTGGAATCCATCCTTCAAAGattaaatgaagaagagaaaagagagattcAAAGAACAATAACAAA ATTCAGTACAGAAAAGGCTATTATAATGAAATGTCTCCAAAGTAAACGGGTAGTAAAAACTGAGACAACCGTTTAG
- the RASSF6 gene encoding ras association domain-containing protein 6 isoform X3 encodes MMAHQCSSWIFINERTFITREQLNSLLKTYNIFYENQKNLHILCGQTEDGKLIVEGMLDIFWGVKRPIQLKIQDEKQIPSFTRLKSPDVFPKRGMTRWGEFDDLYRISELDRTQIPASKGTDSQEDYLSYPSSTLKAYADEEPESPLLYRTMSEATLVRKRMKPPMMDRKDRQKHRASINGHFYNHETSIFTPAFGSETKVRINSNMRTEEVIEQLLQKFKIENSAQDFALYIIFATGERRRLKKTDVPLLHRLVQGPSKENARIFLMDKDEKEISSDVAQYINFHFPLLESILQRLNEEEKREIQRTITKFSTEKAIIMKCLQSKRVVKTETTV; translated from the exons GGAACAACTCAACTCTTTATTGAAGACCTATAACATTTTTTACGAGAACCAGAAAAACCTGCATATTTTATGTGGACAG ACAGAAGATGGCAAACTAATTGTTGAAGGAATGTTGGACATTTTCTGGGGAGTAAAACGGCCTATACAGCTAAAAATACAAGATGAGAAACAAATCCCTTCTTTTACTAGGTTGAAATCACCAGATGTCTTTCCCAAAAG GGGAATGACACGCTGGGGGGAATTTGATGATCTTTACCGTATTAGTGAGCTGGACAGAACCCAGATTCCAGCATCTAAAGGAACAGATTCCCAAGAAG ATTATTTATCTTATCCCAGTAGCACTCTGAAGGCTTATGCAGATGAAGAGCCAGAATCCCCATTGCTCTATCGCACCATGAGTGAAGCAACCCTGGTGAGAAAAAGGATGAAGCCTCCAATGATGGACAGAAAAGACAGACAGAAGCATAGGGCCTCTATTAATGGGCACTTCTATAACCATGAA aCATCAATTTTCACTCCAGCCTTTGGATCAGAAACTAAAGTCAGAATAAACAGTAATATGAGAACTGAAGAAGTAATTGAGCAACTTCTCCAAAAATTTAAG ATTGAAAATAGTGCCCAGGATTTCGcactttacattatttttgcaacAGGAG AGCGGAGGCGGCTAAAGAAGACAGATGTCCCGCTACTGCATAGGCTCGTGCAGGGACCTTCCAAAGAGAATGCTCGCATTTTCCTCATggataaagatgaaaaagaaattagcaGTGAT GTGGCTCAGTACATTAACTTTCATTTCCCTCTCCTGGAATCCATCCTTCAAAGattaaatgaagaagagaaaagagagattcAAAGAACAATAACAAA ATTCAGTACAGAAAAGGCTATTATAATGAAATGTCTCCAAAGTAAACGGGTAGTAAAAACTGAGACAACCGTTTAG